In Planifilum fulgidum, the following proteins share a genomic window:
- a CDS encoding YlzJ-like family protein: MIHYTIYPPEWIYTDPLSPPKRRIRDVSIGGVAMQVEILENGEARIVRLLSPDPRHYLDPRFQPGNRVRLVPSLP; encoded by the coding sequence ATGATTCATTACACGATTTATCCTCCCGAATGGATCTACACGGATCCGCTGTCTCCCCCGAAGCGCCGCATCCGGGATGTGTCCATCGGCGGCGTGGCGATGCAGGTGGAGATCCTGGAAAACGGAGAAGCGCGGATTGTCCGCCTGCTTTCCCCCGATCCCCGCCACTATCTGGATCCCCGCTTTCAACCGGGCAACCGGGTAAGGCTCGTTCCCTCCCTCCCGTAA
- a CDS encoding ClpP family protease — MDGFWNEKPLIEEPDRKKETIQAIQQLGGSNVPQLESNIFCLSVIGQIEGHLVMPSHNKTTKYEHVIPQIVAAEQNPQVEGVIVALNTIGGDVEAGLAIAEMIATMSKPTVSLVLGGGHSIGVPIAVAADVSFITETATMTIHPIRLTGLVIGVPQTFEYLEKMQERVIRFVVNHSNITEELFRQLMFRTGELARDIGTNVIGRDAVEYGLIDRVGGLADAMAELNRLIEARKAGGTVQ; from the coding sequence GTGGATGGGTTTTGGAATGAAAAGCCTTTGATCGAGGAGCCGGACAGGAAAAAAGAGACGATTCAAGCCATTCAGCAGTTGGGCGGGTCCAATGTTCCGCAGCTGGAATCCAACATCTTTTGTTTGTCGGTGATCGGTCAAATCGAAGGGCATCTGGTCATGCCTTCCCACAACAAGACGACCAAATATGAACACGTCATCCCTCAAATTGTCGCGGCGGAGCAGAATCCGCAGGTGGAAGGCGTGATTGTCGCCCTCAACACCATCGGCGGGGACGTGGAGGCCGGTTTGGCCATCGCCGAGATGATCGCCACGATGAGCAAGCCGACGGTTTCCCTCGTGCTGGGGGGAGGGCACAGCATCGGCGTGCCGATCGCCGTGGCCGCCGATGTCAGCTTCATCACCGAAACGGCCACCATGACCATTCATCCGATCCGGCTGACGGGTTTGGTGATCGGTGTGCCCCAAACCTTTGAGTATCTGGAGAAGATGCAGGAGCGGGTGATCCGCTTCGTCGTCAACCATTCCAACATCACCGAGGAGCTGTTTCGGCAGCTGATGTTCCGGACCGGAGAACTGGCCCGGGATATCGGCACCAATGTGATCGGCCGGGACGCGGTGGAATACGGATTGATCGACCGGGTGGGCGGATTGGCCGATGCCATGGCGGAGTTGAACCGGCTGATCGAAGCGAGGAAAGCGGGGGGGACCGTCCAATGA